One genomic window of Clostridioides sp. ES-S-0054-01 includes the following:
- a CDS encoding EAL domain-containing protein — translation MKNKPIIIICSILAIGIVGMTMLTYVNFVRGSLWEKSVYDILESTTAEQKSFKLYVEKDVENLTSILKGVSFEDEEVKISILQKLELEGINYVYVNLKEKTFINNSDKEQLPDEEVEKLKAFQSDKGIIKPYFNRNTGVKMVAVYVKSGDELIIKETRADYIAEQFSLSFYNDLGFSYIVDDTGNVLIRANHKNANRTMQNLFDIIDLEGNDKKTVKSFEDALLNHQKGYALFNYHDDANVFCYVPVGDIDGWYIVSIIQNDVIMTQANHIIIFTIILSLIIIGAIGCIVFIYRHDNRKHKNEIMYLAYYDTLTNLYNYQKFKEEGNKKIKDNSKNWAVIYIDIAGFKIINDLNGYKYGDKILKSLAGILSDSIPYQGITCHMTADKFLLMCDYKEKQDLVDLCAKIYQKFYLALKSDGIEKERVMKFGICCLEDMIEIKNIDRLIDGSHLALTEVNMNRKDYYCFYNYTMRERIMEEAAIESKMEKALENKEFTLYLQPKYNVQGSHILGAEALVRWIDKSGNMVMPGDFIPIFEKNGFILKLDEYVFESVCEHLAGRIKKQLPVVSVSINISRLHFYQADFLERYLNIKNKYRIPDYLLELEVTENILLEDMKKVQEAIVELQSNGFICSIDDFGSGYSSLNALKNLSFDVIKLDKLFLDNTNNTERSEEIIKSIINMAKQINIKTVAEGIETNEQLEFLKKTDCDMIQGYIFSRPLPIHEFEKLLN, via the coding sequence ATGAAAAATAAGCCAATAATAATTATATGTAGTATTCTTGCTATAGGAATAGTTGGAATGACTATGCTGACTTATGTTAATTTTGTGCGTGGTTCATTATGGGAAAAATCTGTTTATGATATTCTAGAATCTACTACAGCAGAACAGAAATCTTTTAAACTTTACGTAGAAAAAGATGTTGAAAACCTTACAAGTATATTGAAAGGCGTGTCTTTTGAAGATGAGGAAGTGAAAATATCAATTCTTCAGAAGTTAGAATTAGAGGGTATAAATTATGTATATGTGAATTTGAAAGAAAAAACTTTCATTAACAATAGTGATAAAGAACAATTGCCGGATGAAGAAGTTGAGAAACTCAAAGCATTTCAATCTGATAAAGGTATTATAAAACCTTATTTTAATCGTAATACAGGAGTAAAGATGGTGGCAGTTTACGTTAAATCAGGAGATGAGTTGATTATTAAAGAGACGCGTGCTGATTATATTGCTGAGCAGTTTTCTTTATCATTTTATAATGACTTAGGATTCTCTTATATTGTTGATGATACAGGAAATGTTTTAATAAGAGCTAATCATAAAAATGCAAATAGAACAATGCAGAATCTCTTTGATATTATAGACCTAGAGGGAAATGATAAAAAAACTGTTAAATCATTTGAGGATGCATTGTTGAATCACCAAAAAGGATATGCTTTATTTAATTATCATGATGATGCAAACGTATTTTGTTATGTACCAGTGGGTGATATAGATGGTTGGTATATTGTCTCCATTATTCAAAATGATGTCATTATGACACAAGCTAATCATATCATTATATTTACTATCATACTATCTTTAATTATTATAGGAGCTATAGGGTGTATAGTATTTATTTATAGACATGATAATAGAAAGCATAAAAACGAAATTATGTATTTAGCATATTATGATACCTTAACTAATTTATATAACTATCAGAAATTCAAAGAAGAAGGTAATAAAAAAATTAAAGATAATAGTAAAAATTGGGCAGTCATCTATATAGATATTGCAGGATTTAAGATTATTAATGATTTAAATGGATATAAGTATGGAGATAAAATTTTAAAAAGTTTAGCAGGTATATTAAGTGATTCTATTCCATACCAAGGAATCACTTGCCATATGACTGCTGACAAATTCTTATTGATGTGTGACTATAAAGAAAAACAGGACTTAGTTGATTTATGTGCAAAGATATATCAAAAATTCTATCTTGCTCTTAAAAGTGATGGAATTGAAAAAGAGAGAGTTATGAAGTTTGGAATTTGTTGCTTAGAAGATATGATAGAAATAAAAAATATCGATAGATTAATTGATGGTAGTCATCTTGCCTTAACAGAGGTTAATATGAATCGTAAGGATTATTATTGTTTCTATAATTATACAATGAGAGAACGTATAATGGAAGAAGCAGCTATTGAATCAAAAATGGAAAAAGCTTTAGAAAATAAAGAATTTACATTGTATCTACAACCTAAATACAACGTTCAAGGTAGCCATATATTAGGAGCTGAAGCTCTTGTTAGGTGGATAGATAAGAGTGGTAACATGGTAATGCCAGGCGATTTTATTCCTATCTTTGAAAAGAATGGATTTATATTAAAGTTAGATGAGTATGTGTTTGAAAGTGTTTGTGAACATCTTGCAGGTCGTATAAAAAAACAATTACCTGTTGTTTCTGTATCAATTAATATTTCACGTTTACATTTTTATCAAGCAGATTTTTTAGAAAGATATTTGAACATTAAAAACAAATATCGAATACCTGATTATTTACTAGAATTAGAAGTTACTGAAAATATTTTATTGGAAGACATGAAGAAAGTACAAGAAGCTATTGTGGAATTACAAAGTAATGGTTTTATTTGTTCAATAGATGATTTTGGTAGTGGATATTCTTCATTAAATGCATTAAAAAATTTATCTTTTGATGTAATTAAATTAGACAAACTTTTCTTGGATAATACCAATAATACAGAGAGAAGTGAAGAAATTATTAAATCTATTATTAATATGGCTAAACAGATTAACATAAAAACAGTTGCAGAAGGTATTGAAACAAATGAACAGTTAGAGTTCTTGAAAAAAACAGATTGTGATATGATTCAAGGATATATTTTCTCAAGACCATTACCAATTCATGAATTTGAAAAATTATTAAACTAA
- a CDS encoding type I 3-dehydroquinate dehydratase — protein sequence MKKIVQIKNIIIGEGIPKICVPIMGKSKAEILEEVEGLKEVCLDIVEWRVDFFEDVEDVLKVKEVLYELRRYIPDIPLLFTFRSKVEGGEKLISKDYYITLNKEASNTGLIDLIDIELFTGDKVVDEIVDFAHKKEVKVVISNHDFNKTPPKEEIISRLCRMQELGADLPKIAVMPQSKKDVLVLLTATNEMVQIYADRPIITMSMSGIGVISRLCGEIFGSSLTFGAVKKISAPGQVSVKELSSVLNLLHNSIT from the coding sequence ATGAAAAAAATAGTACAAATAAAAAATATTATTATAGGAGAGGGTATACCTAAAATTTGTGTGCCAATTATGGGAAAAAGTAAAGCCGAAATTCTAGAAGAAGTTGAAGGTCTAAAAGAAGTTTGCTTGGATATTGTAGAATGGCGTGTTGACTTTTTTGAAGATGTAGAAGATGTTCTAAAGGTTAAAGAGGTGCTTTATGAATTAAGAAGATATATACCAGATATACCTTTATTATTTACATTTAGAAGCAAAGTAGAAGGTGGAGAAAAATTAATATCAAAAGATTATTATATTACCTTAAATAAAGAAGCTTCTAATACAGGATTAATAGATTTAATAGATATAGAATTATTTACAGGAGATAAAGTTGTAGATGAAATAGTTGATTTTGCTCATAAAAAAGAAGTGAAGGTAGTCATCTCTAATCATGATTTCAATAAAACGCCCCCAAAAGAAGAAATTATATCTCGTTTATGTAGGATGCAAGAATTAGGAGCAGATTTACCTAAGATAGCTGTTATGCCTCAAAGTAAAAAAGATGTGTTAGTATTACTCACAGCTACAAATGAGATGGTTCAAATATATGCAGATAGACCAATAATAACTATGTCTATGTCAGGAATAGGAGTTATAAGTCGATTGTGTGGAGAAATATTTGGTTCTTCTTTGACTTTTGGAGCAGTTAAAAAGATTTCTGCACCAGGTCAAGTATCAGTTAAAGAGTTAAGTTCAGTACTTAACTTATTACACAATAGTATTACTTGA
- a CDS encoding helix-turn-helix transcriptional regulator codes for MNYIGKRLKEERKKANLTSKEFANMVGVSPWYITQIESGKKNPSLKTFIKFVSVLNISADVLIKDITSNGKIYLENDINEELKDLNSRELNLISQIIDIIKKNKI; via the coding sequence ATGAATTATATAGGTAAAAGACTTAAAGAAGAACGTAAAAAAGCAAATTTAACTTCAAAGGAGTTTGCAAATATGGTTGGAGTATCGCCTTGGTATATAACTCAAATCGAAAGTGGTAAAAAGAATCCAAGTCTTAAAACATTCATAAAATTTGTAAGTGTATTAAATATATCTGCAGATGTTCTTATAAAAGATATTACTTCCAACGGAAAGATATATTTAGAAAATGATATAAATGAAGAATTAAAAGACTTAAATTCAAGAGAGCTAAATCTGATATCACAGATTATAGATATCATAAAAAAGAATAAAATATAA
- a CDS encoding helix-turn-helix transcriptional regulator: MANIGKIIGDRIKVYRTKLGYSQEFLAEKAGLHPTYIGQIERAETNTSINIIMKIATALDIPLEVLFANIITTEGVDNSVPLECYEMINKLTEKEQIAMLELIKCIIKYKEI, encoded by the coding sequence TTGGCAAATATAGGAAAAATAATAGGAGATAGAATAAAAGTCTATAGAACAAAATTGGGATATAGTCAAGAATTTCTAGCAGAAAAAGCAGGTTTACATCCAACATATATTGGTCAGATTGAAAGAGCTGAGACAAATACATCTATCAATATTATAATGAAAATCGCTACTGCTTTAGATATACCACTTGAAGTGTTATTTGCAAATATTATTACAACAGAAGGCGTTGATAACTCTGTACCTTTAGAATGTTATGAAATGATTAATAAATTAACTGAAAAAGAACAAATTGCAATGTTAGAGTTAATAAAGTGCATCATTAAATACAAAGAAATATAA